The nucleotide window CAGCGCAATGCCGATAAGCAGCACGGTGACGCCAATCACAGTTCTGGCCATTCGTTTCATCCGCCAGGGCTTTGCTCTCGCGGCGCCGGTTGCGTCCACGATTTTCCGATCCGCATCGCGGACGACGCTGCGGGTGGGTTGTTCGTGGCGGGGGCCATTGTTTTCACAGTCGTCACGACTTGTTCTTACTTTGGATTTGATGGAATGGAAATAAAACACTGATTGATTCCCAGCCGCCTCAAGCTGCGGCAGGCGCCGCCCGAGGCCGGCCTGGCACCTGGACGTTCCCAAACGCTTCCACCGCGGCTGCAAGAAATGACCATTCATTGCCAAAATTCGAGGAGCAGCAAGCTCGTTTGGCTGGAATGGTTCATTGCGGAAACATCAACCGCAATAAGTTCTAACTCAAAAAAACGAAACAGTTAAGTCAAAAGGAAAGGCTCATTATGAATGCCAATGATGTGAGTACTGAAAAACTGGTGACCGACCTGAAGCGGGTGGTGCATGATTCGGAGGTGTTCCTCCAGGATTCGGCGGGAGCCGTGGGTGACAAGGCCCATGCGTTGCGCGAACGGCTCGCGACGACGCTTGAATCGGCCAAAGTCGCCTGCCGTCGCCTCGAAGAAAAAGCGATCGAAGGCGCCAAAGCCACCGACAAAGTCATCCGCGAGCATCCCTATCAATCCATCGGCGTGGCCTTCGGCATCGGCCTGCTGATTGGGGTGCTGGTCACGCGCAAATGACGCCATGAGCGAACCTCAAGAAAAAACGGGCGGCATTTTCACTTCGCTGCGCGGATTGATCGACGGGGGACTGGCCCTCGCCCAGAATCGCGTGGAACTTTTCGCCGTTGAACTGCGCGAAGAAAAGTGCCGCCTGATCGAAGCCCTCCTCTGGGCGTCGGCGCTCATTGCGTTGGGAATGATGACCCTCGCGTTGCTGACGCTGCTCGTTGTGATTCTGTTTTGGCCTGAAGACCGCGTTGCCGCGGTGCTCGTTTTGAGTCTGCTCTACCTGCTGGCGACCATTCTGGCGTGGCGCGGACTGCGGCTGCGGCTGGCGCAGTCCACACCGTTTTCCGGCACGCTGGGTGAATTCAAGAAAGACCGAGCATGTTTGCGAACCGGGAACTGACGCAGCTTCAAGCGCGCAAGGCCAGCTTGCTCGCCGAAAGTGACGCCCTGAGACAAGGACTGGTGGCGGACTGGGCGCAGCTCAAGCCAATTGTTGCCTGGATCGAGACCGGGACCAGTTTCATACGACGGATGCAACCGCTTCTCATGACGGTTGCGCCATTCCTTGGTCTTTGGGTGGCGCGAAGACGCCGCTTGAGCTTCGGTTTCGCCCGGCTGCTTGCAATGGGGTGGCGCGTCTGGCGGGCCATCACGGCGATGCGCCGAGCGTCACATTCTGGTTAAACGCAAAGCACGGGTCTTGCTCCAGCTCCGGCGATTTCAATTCGCCTTTGATTGCCCGAGCCACAATCGCCGACCGCAAGGTGTAAAGCGTGGCGACAGTTCCGGCTTGCAGGCGCTAAAGCACAATGATCTCCAACGTGCTGCAGCCCGCCATTATGGCCCAAGTCTCAAACCTTTCCTATCAAGACTTTGCGCAGTAGGTGACGGTGACAGTGAGGCTCGTTTTCGGAACAATGACACAAGAGAGTCACGTTGCCGCGCCCGGCCAGGTTCTGGAGCAGACGCAAGGCGAATTTCTGTCCGTGATTCTTGATGGTCTTGTTTCTCTGATCAATCGTCCCGCCTTCAAAAAGCTCCTTGCGGTAACGACGGCTGAACTCGCCCCAACTGATTCTGCCAGCCAACACGTCCTTCAATAGTTTTTCGCTTGGGCCGAGGTTCGGCATCCAGATGTCATAGCGCGACGTGGGCATGCCGCGGCCGCGAAATCGCGTCGCCAGAATTCGCAATCCATCTTTGCGAGGTTCTATCGGCGAAAAGACTGATTTCGTTTTTATCATGATCGCCCTTAGGAAGCGGTGTCGAAATTGGCGTGGTGCAACGCGTCCATATCCTTGTCATCCCTCCACTGCTGCGCAAACCATCTCCAGCACGCGGCGAATGCCGTCATCGCCGCCCATGCTTCCTTCGTGAAACGGCGTGCGGGGGATCGGCTTCCAATCATCCCGCGATTGATCCGGCTCGGGCTGCGGCAAACCTGTGAGCGTCGGATCGTACTGCCCGTTGTTTCCGCCCAGCTTGTAGATGACGAGGTCCAGCGATGGCACGATGATGAGCGCGAAGCCGCCTGCGCCGGATTTCCAATACGCGTCGCGCGGTGCGCCGGCCACATGCCCGTCCGAGTTCTGCTCGAACATCAGCGTGTAAGGACAATGCGGGTTGTGCGGTGACATCTTGTTGCACAGCGCGATGTAATCCGCCGGCACGAGTTGCTGGTTGCCCCACTTGCCGCCGCGCAGCAGGCAATAACCGAAGCGCACCGCATCCGTGGCATGAACTGCGATGCTGCCCGCGCCGTTCGCGTGCGGCATGGTGAAATCGCCACGATGCAGGCAATAACCCCACGCGCCCCAGCCCATCGGCTTCGCCAGCCGTTCGTCGAGGTATTTGTCCAGCTCCATTCCGGTGACGTGGCGCAGTACCATCGATGCGACGTGCGGCTCCGGTGATGAATAGGAATAACCCGCGCCCGAGTTCGTCCACATCGCGCAGCGCAACGACGAGATGTCGAGGTCGCGAATGTTCTGTCCTGGCACGGCCTTGAGTGGAAACGCCTTGCCCATCACCAACGCCGTCGGCGCGCCGCCCTCGCCAGTGTAACCGCCGCTCATGCAAAGGAGTTGGCCCAGCGTGATGTCCGCCCGCCGCTCGTCATCGAGCTTGCCGTCGGGCGAGAATGCTTCCGGCAAAAACTTTGGTGTGAACACTTTCGTATCAAGGCCCTCCGGGATTTTGTCGCGGAATTCCTTCAACATGATGCCGCAAGCGATGCTCGCATAAGCCTTGCCTGTGGATGCCATGTCGGGATTCGCATTGCGGCTCGCGCGCCCGAAATACTTTTCGAACACGAGCCACCCATTGCGCGCGACCAGCAACCCGCCGTTCTGCGTGCAGCGCTGTGTGAAATCCCACGCCTGCTCCAGCCTTCGCAACTCCATTCCGGCGCGTTCGCGCATCTGGGTCGCATTTGTCGCCGTGCGCCAGCCGCCGGAGCTGTCGGGCGGCGGGAAATAACCCAACTCCGTTGCGATTGTGCCTGCGTTGTCCGGGCGGTCCGCGGCTGCGAGAGTCAGGAAGCTTGAAACCGACAAAGCGAAAAGAGCAATGAGCCTTTTGACTACGGTACTGGACGTGAAACTCATGATCCGACGTTGCCACCTCAATCCAAACGCGACAACGATTTTGTGGCTGCGCCAGAAATCAGCGCACAGTTGCGTGTTGCGAATCACAATTCTTTCTTAAACGCGCGGCCGGGAATGGCGGCTTTCTTCATCAGCTCAGAAACTTACTCGCGTTCCTTGGGCAGTCGCGTTGCCGCCGCCTTCGGCCGTTTGGCCATCCGGACCAAACGCATCATAGTGGATGCGCGACCGGAAGGATTTCCCGTCCTCGGACAAGGCCATCTCCTCGATTAAAACTCCGTGCCCCGCTGGCAGCCAGCCTCCCCCCTTTGCTCACCTCGTCGAAATTCGCCGGGGGCTTGGTGGAATAAAAAACATACTTCGCCTGGAATTGCCGCGGGCCGACCTTCTTCCAGACCCCATAAGCGGGCGGGACCGGCGGCGCGCCGTCGTAATTTGAAGACTCCGTCATCGTTCCACCCGCGTTGAAGACGTACATGAACTCAAGGTCTTTAACTGCGGCAAAAGCGCCAGTGGTGAATTGAACTTTCGAGCGCCACGCGCCCACCAACTCTTCCGTCGGCAGGCGCACGCGAGACGACGGCATGTCCGCGCAACCGCAAAGCAAGCAGGCGAGCGACAATATCAACTGTGTTCTCATACGTTACAATTCTCCTTTGAAGGCTTTGTCCAGAATGGCGGGGAGCAGGGCTTCCAGTTCTTTGGTGGTCTCGGCTGGCAGGCGCTTCAGCGCGTTCTTCATACAGCGCGGGCATTTCGAATCGTGAAGCTGAGGATGCTCATGCCCATCCGGGCCAAATCTGCAGATGCGGCTGATTGCACCCTGACGGCGCACACTGCCGGGTTTTGAGTAGTGTCGTCCATGCTCGAACTCCTCAGGACGCTGCTCAAATGCTTTTCCAAGACTGACCGCAAGACGTTCCCAATCTCAGCCTGGCTCTTGCCCAGGAAATGTTCCGCTGCGGCGACAATCGAAACATCGTCGCCACCGATCTTGACTTGGGCGACACAATCCGTTTCCACGGCCCGTCCACCGGCGGTTTGTGCCTTCGACCCGGGCATTTCGACGGTGATTACTTCGAGCGAAAGCACCTCGACAGTTTCAATGACAGGGAGCACAAACGTGCCACCGCCTTTGACGATGCGGAAACCCAGGCGAGTTCCGTCCGCCAATTGACGTTGCCGGCCAGAGACAATCAATGCCTGATTCGGGCCAACCTTAACATAGCGGCTGGCCCAGACCATGGTGAAGACGAAGATGACCAGAATCATCGTCCCCACGGCAAATATGATCGTGTATGTTGAGTTCATGGTTTTCCTTTTGATGTTTGATTGAGAATCGCGGGGAGCAAGCGCCCAAAGTTGGGTGCAGGCCGGGCCTGCTCTCGGCTTGCAGGCGCTTCAGCACGTCCACCTCCGGTTGCAACGCGTCCAGCTCGGCCACGATCCGCCGTTGGGATTGCCAATTCATTCGCGGTTTGGCACGAGCACGATCTTGCCGGTCACACCTCCCCTGCCGAGCAATTCGTGCGCATGTTTTGCCTCAGCAAGTGGAAATCGCTGCGCGATCAGCGGCTTGATCTTCCCGTGTTGAAGGAGATCCAATAACGCGATCAGATCCTGTCGAAACACTGCCGGTCTCAGCCGCTTGAGCGTCTGGATGCTGTAAGGAATCACGCGTTTCCGGCCCGGAAGAAGCCAGCCGCCAACTATGAACAACCCAAAGATGCCGATCTCACGAAAGCGATGGCGCCGACCTCCACGACCGGAAGCCACCCGTCCGCCGCGCAGCGAGCCCGTAAGCCCATAAGCCACCACCCTCCCGCCACGCCGCAGAGCCTCGCGCGACCGCCAGATATGTTTGCCTCCGATCCCGTCGAACACCGCGTCAACGCCCTCGCTTGTGAGGCGGTGAGCTTCTTTCACAAAATCTTGATGCACGTAATCAATCGGGATTCCGCCAAGACTGATAACCGTCGGCTCCCCCCGCGATGAACAGGTGCCGTACATCTCCAGCCCAGCGAGGCGACCAAGCTGCAAGAGTGCCGTGCCGACTCCGCCGGACGCGCCGTGAATCAAAACCCGCTGGCCTGAACTGACCTTTGCCGAGCGATACAGCATTTGGTAGGCAGTGACGTAGTTCAAAATGAGGCTGACAGCCTCGACGGCGTCCAACCCGGATGGCACCGGAACCAGTTCGCGTTGCTGCAGACAAACGAATTCCGCGTAAGCACCGTGGATTGGCAGGGCGGCGACTATCTGACCTGGTTCGATTCCAGAGACACCGTCGCCGAGCCGATCCACCACGCCGACCAGATCCCAACCCGGCGTGAACGGCACTGGGGGCGTCTCGGGATGAATACCCTCGCGCATCATTACATCGGGCAAGGAGACGCCTGCAGCCAGCACCCTCACCCGCACCTCACCCGGCTTTGGCCCGGGGCATTCTTCTTCGACGACCTTGATCGCCTCGGGTCCGCCGTAGTGGGTGACGATGATGCGCGTGTGTTTCACTGGCAAATCAGCTTGGGAAGATTATTCCGGCCCATTTCCCGCCTGGGGTGCCTTGGTGGTTGTTCATAATTCTCCTTTGAAGGCTTTGTCAAGAATGGCGGGGAGCAAGGCGGCCAACTCGGCGGCGGTCTCGGCTTGCAGGCGCTTCAGCGCGTCCAACTCACTCCAAATCTTTTCGCCGGTATGTTGCTGCTCGATGTCCGGCATCGGGATTTCTATTTCGAGAAATTGCTCTGGCCGGGTGCGTTCGCGCCGACCACCGACCCCGCGCGTCGCGTGAGTCAACCGTCCCCAGAACCATTCGGTTCTGACAAGCGGGTCTAAATACTTTGCGCTTGCCTCCGCTTCCACGCATCGGAATGTTCGATACTCAGGCGACACATGCCACCCAGATAGCTCGGGTGGACAAACGTCCACCGCTCCCTCCCAACCTTTAACTTGGCTCAAAACCAAAGCACCTTCGTAGAGTCGATTAAAGGCTGGGTATTGCGTCCCCGTTCCTGGGAGCGCAGATTTCCCAAACAAACCTGCACCGAAACTCTTGATCCCGACCTGTGGATAAGAACCCTCAAGCCGCACCGGCACTTCTTCTTCGTCAAGATGGAGTAAATCGCGAAGTTTTCTTTTGCGGCTGCCCGCCAAACGCAAGTGCAGACTTGTGACAAGCTTCGAGGCGTCAACTGATTCGCCACGTTCTGTCGGCGTCAGCACCTCGCCCAGCCGCACGGTTGGCCACGGTTTGGTCATGCGCGTGCTTCCTTGCGGGAGCGGAGCGCGGTTGTGTCCAGCGGACCAGCCGCAGCACCTTCGCCACGAATAGCGCGCTCGAATCCTTCCAACGCGCCCCGGTCTGCGGACGTGCTGCGGGTGGCGCTCCGCACACACCCGCGCTCCGGCCTGATTTGACAGGATGCGGTTGTTGCTGGCATCTTGTCGCCGTTATGAGCATCACCGTCCAACTCGATCTGCCGGAAGCCCTGGTCGCCAAGGCGCGGG belongs to Verrucomicrobiota bacterium and includes:
- a CDS encoding PGPGW domain-containing protein, coding for MNGHFLQPRWKRLGTSRCQAGLGRRLPQLEAAGNQSVFYFHSIKSKVRTSRDDCENNGPRHEQPTRSVVRDADRKIVDATGAARAKPWRMKRMARTVIGVTVLLIGIALLVLPGPAVLVIPIGLAILAAEFAWAERLLQKLRGWLPWKKVSKPGTKKNTEDSS
- a CDS encoding DUF883 domain-containing protein, yielding MNANDVSTEKLVTDLKRVVHDSEVFLQDSAGAVGDKAHALRERLATTLESAKVACRRLEEKAIEGAKATDKVIREHPYQSIGVAFGIGLLIGVLVTRK
- a CDS encoding phage holin family protein — translated: MSEPQEKTGGIFTSLRGLIDGGLALAQNRVELFAVELREEKCRLIEALLWASALIALGMMTLALLTLLVVILFWPEDRVAAVLVLSLLYLLATILAWRGLRLRLAQSTPFSGTLGEFKKDRACLRTGN
- a CDS encoding DUF488 family protein, whose amino-acid sequence is MIKTKSVFSPIEPRKDGLRILATRFRGRGMPTSRYDIWMPNLGPSEKLLKDVLAGRISWGEFSRRYRKELFEGGTIDQRNKTIKNHGQKFALRLLQNLAGRGNVTLLCHCSENEPHCHRHLLRKVLIGKV
- a CDS encoding serine hydrolase, which gives rise to MSFTSSTVVKRLIALFALSVSSFLTLAAADRPDNAGTIATELGYFPPPDSSGGWRTATNATQMRERAGMELRRLEQAWDFTQRCTQNGGLLVARNGWLVFEKYFGRASRNANPDMASTGKAYASIACGIMLKEFRDKIPEGLDTKVFTPKFLPEAFSPDGKLDDERRADITLGQLLCMSGGYTGEGGAPTALVMGKAFPLKAVPGQNIRDLDISSLRCAMWTNSGAGYSYSSPEPHVASMVLRHVTGMELDKYLDERLAKPMGWGAWGYCLHRGDFTMPHANGAGSIAVHATDAVRFGYCLLRGGKWGNQQLVPADYIALCNKMSPHNPHCPYTLMFEQNSDGHVAGAPRDAYWKSGAGGFALIIVPSLDLVIYKLGGNNGQYDPTLTGLPQPEPDQSRDDWKPIPRTPFHEGSMGGDDGIRRVLEMVCAAVEG
- a CDS encoding flotillin family protein, producing the protein MNSTYTIIFAVGTMILVIFVFTMVWASRYVKVGPNQALIVSGRQRQLADGTRLGFRIVKGGGTFVLPVIETVEVLSLEVITVEMPGSKAQTAGGRAVETDCVAQVKIGGDDVSIVAAAEHFLGKSQAEIGNVLRSVLEKHLSSVLRSSSMDDTTQNPAVCAVRVQSAASADLARMGMSILSFTIRNARAV
- a CDS encoding zinc-binding dehydrogenase codes for the protein MKHTRIIVTHYGGPEAIKVVEEECPGPKPGEVRVRVLAAGVSLPDVMMREGIHPETPPVPFTPGWDLVGVVDRLGDGVSGIEPGQIVAALPIHGAYAEFVCLQQRELVPVPSGLDAVEAVSLILNYVTAYQMLYRSAKVSSGQRVLIHGASGGVGTALLQLGRLAGLEMYGTCSSRGEPTVISLGGIPIDYVHQDFVKEAHRLTSEGVDAVFDGIGGKHIWRSREALRRGGRVVAYGLTGSLRGGRVASGRGGRRHRFREIGIFGLFIVGGWLLPGRKRVIPYSIQTLKRLRPAVFRQDLIALLDLLQHGKIKPLIAQRFPLAEAKHAHELLGRGGVTGKIVLVPNRE